The proteins below come from a single Candidatus Marimicrobium litorale genomic window:
- the coq7 gene encoding 2-polyprenyl-3-methyl-6-methoxy-1,4-benzoquinone monooxygenase: MTNRRLSLLDRIISEADAVLRTVSGQANQAERPSPALHHEDTVLTETERSHVAGLMRVNHTGEVCAQALYQGQAMTARLPDVRDDMQQAAREEVDHLVWCEERLQELGSQPSYLNPAWYGLSFALGALAGAISDEVSLGFVAATEERVCKHLKDHLQQLPDDDRKSQLILQQMLADEQHHGDKALEAGGRDFPRPVKDAMSAVATVMTSASYRI; the protein is encoded by the coding sequence ATGACAAACCGTCGCCTTTCCCTGCTGGATCGTATTATCAGCGAAGCGGACGCCGTGCTGAGGACCGTTTCCGGTCAAGCCAATCAGGCCGAGCGCCCCTCTCCCGCACTGCATCACGAGGATACCGTGCTAACGGAGACCGAGCGCAGTCACGTCGCAGGGCTGATGCGGGTGAACCACACAGGGGAAGTTTGCGCGCAGGCACTGTATCAGGGGCAGGCAATGACCGCCCGTTTGCCGGACGTACGGGACGACATGCAACAGGCCGCCCGCGAGGAGGTCGACCATCTCGTCTGGTGCGAGGAGCGACTACAAGAACTGGGCAGCCAACCCAGCTACCTGAATCCCGCCTGGTACGGTCTGTCATTTGCTCTCGGTGCGCTGGCAGGCGCAATCAGTGACGAGGTCAGCCTGGGCTTTGTCGCAGCAACCGAAGAGCGCGTTTGCAAACACCTGAAGGACCACTTGCAGCAACTTCCCGACGATGACCGCAAGTCGCAATTAATTCTGCAGCAAATGCTGGCAGACGAACAGCACCATGGTGACAAGGCACTTGAGGCCGGAGGCCGGGATTTCCCCAGGCCGGTAAAGGACGCCATGAGTGCGGTAGCGACAGTGATGACAAGCGCCAGCTATCGTATTTAA
- a CDS encoding OsmC family protein — translation MKATVKWSDGAMFVGESGSGHTVIMDGPPDLGGRNLAARPMEMLLLGTGGCSIYDVLSMLKKSRQQVVDCRVEIEAERADAVPAVFTRINLHFLVTGINLKESHVKRAVELSAEKYCSASIMLGAAGVEITHSYALIESDPAGKLAAALPAPTG, via the coding sequence GTGAAAGCGACAGTTAAATGGTCCGATGGGGCCATGTTCGTCGGTGAGTCAGGCAGCGGGCATACCGTAATCATGGATGGGCCGCCAGATCTGGGTGGCCGTAATCTCGCGGCTCGACCCATGGAGATGTTGTTATTGGGCACCGGTGGCTGCTCTATCTACGACGTGCTGAGTATGTTGAAAAAATCTCGCCAGCAGGTGGTGGATTGTCGTGTAGAAATTGAGGCAGAGCGCGCCGATGCGGTGCCCGCTGTATTTACACGGATTAATCTCCACTTTTTGGTGACCGGCATTAACCTGAAAGAGAGTCACGTCAAGCGAGCGGTAGAATTATCGGCTGAGAAATACTGCTCTGCCTCCATTATGCTGGGCGCAGCCGGAGTAGAAATTACCCATAGCTACGCGTTAATTGAAAGTGATCCTGCCGGCAAGCTGGCAGCGGCCTTGCCCGCGCCAACCGGTTAG
- the crp gene encoding cAMP-activated global transcriptional regulator CRP, translating into MLKPQIIQNLPNAENFLRHCQRRDFKAKSTVLTQGETGNSLLLILEGSVSVQIEDQSDPGHMLVVAYLNPGDFVGEMGLFDAVPPQRSAMVVAKTQCEVAEISYEKFHKVREQFPDILYAVSRQLGSRLRQTTRKLADLAFVDVSGRIAHTLLDLCKEPDAMTHPDGMQIKITRQELGKIVGCSREMAGRVLKNLEQDGLVSVSGKTMVVFGTR; encoded by the coding sequence TTGCTCAAACCACAAATAATCCAGAACCTGCCCAATGCGGAAAACTTCCTGCGACATTGCCAGCGCAGGGACTTCAAGGCCAAGAGCACCGTTCTGACACAAGGGGAAACAGGCAACTCACTCCTGCTGATTCTCGAGGGCTCTGTCTCCGTGCAGATCGAAGATCAATCGGATCCCGGGCACATGCTGGTTGTGGCCTACCTCAACCCAGGAGACTTTGTCGGCGAGATGGGCCTGTTCGACGCCGTACCACCGCAACGCAGCGCCATGGTCGTAGCCAAGACGCAGTGCGAGGTGGCTGAAATCAGCTACGAGAAGTTTCACAAGGTTCGCGAACAGTTTCCCGACATATTGTATGCGGTATCCCGGCAACTGGGCTCACGCCTGCGCCAGACGACTCGCAAACTGGCGGACCTTGCATTCGTAGACGTATCCGGGCGCATCGCGCACACGCTGCTGGACCTCTGCAAGGAACCCGACGCGATGACCCATCCGGATGGCATGCAAATCAAGATCACTCGTCAGGAACTGGGCAAGATCGTCGGGTGCTCCCGCGAGATGGCGGGCCGCGTGTTGAAAAACCTCGAGCAGGATGGTTTGGTGTCAGTGTCCGGTAAAACCATGGTCGTCTTCGGTACCCGCTAG
- the trpC gene encoding indole-3-glycerol phosphate synthase TrpC, which produces MSAPTILREILSRKADEVMQCKSRRTLSRLQEVVNEQTAPRGFLRALQVPVAETRPAVIAEIKKASPSKGVIREDFYPAEIARSYSEGGAACLSVLTDRDFFQGADAYLQEARAACNLPVLRKDFTIDPYQVVEARALGADAVLLIVAALEDGQMAELYAAACELGLDVLVEVHNRAELDRALDLPLSMVGINNRNLHTFDTSLDTTIDLLPHIPKDCLVVTESGIHTADDVSRMRSAAVYAFLVGEAFMRAEEPGAKLRALFS; this is translated from the coding sequence ATGAGTGCGCCAACAATTTTGCGTGAAATATTGTCGCGCAAAGCCGATGAGGTGATGCAGTGTAAATCGCGCCGCACTTTATCGCGCTTGCAGGAAGTCGTGAACGAACAGACAGCGCCACGAGGTTTTTTGCGTGCACTGCAAGTACCTGTTGCAGAGACCAGACCCGCGGTCATCGCTGAAATAAAAAAGGCTTCGCCCAGCAAGGGAGTTATCCGTGAAGATTTTTATCCAGCGGAAATTGCCCGTAGCTACAGTGAGGGCGGTGCAGCTTGCCTCTCGGTGCTGACTGACCGGGATTTCTTTCAGGGAGCAGACGCCTATCTGCAGGAGGCCCGTGCAGCGTGTAACCTGCCGGTATTGCGCAAGGATTTCACCATTGATCCCTACCAAGTGGTAGAGGCCCGGGCGTTGGGTGCTGACGCCGTTTTGCTCATTGTCGCTGCGCTGGAGGACGGACAGATGGCCGAGTTGTATGCCGCCGCATGTGAACTCGGGCTGGATGTGCTGGTAGAAGTGCACAACCGTGCCGAGTTGGACAGGGCGCTGGATCTGCCCCTGTCTATGGTAGGCATCAATAACCGTAACTTACATACGTTTGATACCAGTCTCGATACCACGATTGATTTGCTGCCGCATATACCGAAGGATTGTCTGGTGGTGACGGAAAGCGGCATTCACACGGCGGATGATGTATCGCGAATGCGTTCTGCCGCCGTCTATGCTTTCCTGGTGGGCGAGGCATTTATGCGTGCAGAGGAGCCGGGGGCCAAACTCAGGGCGCTTTTTTCCTAG
- the trpD gene encoding anthranilate phosphoribosyltransferase: MDIQHALVKVAEGESLSRDEMQLVMRQVMSGDASDAQIGGLLVALRMKGESTEEIAGAAQVMRELATPVQVSDPHLVDLVGTGGDGANLFNVSTGSCFVAAAAGAKVAKHGNRGVSSTSGSSDVLENLGMPLDLSPEQVARAINEVGVGFMFAPSHHSAMRYAIGPRRELGMRTVFNILGPLTNPAGVKRQVIGVFSADLCLPLVEVLKMLGAEHAMVVHSDDGLDEISIAAATHVTELRDGSIESYQISPEDFSLEPQDLQGLSVASVGASADLIRRALSPDDDPVARKASAMLALNAGATIYVSGIAATLADGVAMAEDALASGLAGEKLSQFVDFTQMMRGQG, translated from the coding sequence ATGGATATACAACATGCTCTGGTAAAAGTCGCGGAGGGTGAGAGCCTTAGTCGGGACGAAATGCAATTGGTCATGCGGCAGGTGATGAGTGGCGATGCCAGCGATGCGCAGATAGGGGGCTTGCTCGTCGCGTTGCGTATGAAAGGCGAGAGCACCGAGGAGATAGCGGGAGCGGCGCAGGTGATGCGAGAGCTGGCTACTCCGGTGCAGGTCAGCGATCCGCACCTGGTCGATCTGGTGGGTACCGGCGGCGATGGGGCCAATCTGTTCAACGTATCAACAGGGTCCTGTTTTGTCGCTGCCGCGGCCGGCGCGAAGGTGGCCAAACACGGCAACCGCGGTGTATCGAGCACCAGTGGCAGCTCCGATGTATTGGAAAACCTTGGTATGCCGCTTGATCTTTCGCCTGAACAGGTTGCCCGCGCTATTAATGAGGTGGGCGTCGGCTTTATGTTTGCCCCTTCACACCACAGTGCGATGCGCTATGCCATTGGTCCCCGGCGCGAACTCGGTATGCGCACGGTCTTCAATATTTTGGGCCCGCTTACCAACCCTGCGGGGGTAAAGCGGCAGGTTATCGGTGTGTTCTCCGCAGACTTGTGCCTGCCCCTGGTGGAGGTATTGAAAATGCTCGGTGCCGAGCATGCGATGGTGGTGCATTCCGATGACGGGCTGGACGAGATATCCATTGCGGCGGCCACGCATGTCACAGAACTACGCGATGGCAGCATTGAAAGTTACCAGATTTCCCCGGAGGATTTTTCCCTCGAACCACAGGACCTCCAGGGGCTGTCAGTCGCCAGTGTGGGCGCTTCTGCGGACCTTATTCGCCGGGCGCTTTCTCCGGATGACGACCCCGTTGCTCGCAAGGCCTCAGCCATGCTGGCGTTGAATGCGGGTGCGACTATTTATGTCAGTGGAATTGCTGCCACGCTGGCCGACGGCGTGGCGATGGCGGAGGACGCATTGGCCTCTGGTCTGGCCGGAGAAAAGCTCTCCCAGTTTGTTGATTTCACCCAGATGATGCGCGGTCAGGGGTGA
- a CDS encoding anthranilate synthase component II — protein sequence MLLMIDNYDSFTYNVVQYLGELGAEVVVVRNDEIAVTDIAAMDPEKIVISPGPCTPNEAGISMEVIREYAGKVPLLGICLGHQSLGQVFGGEVVRARQVMHGKTSPIYHRSEGVFAGLSQPFEATRYHSLVVERDSLPDCLEVTAWTQNEAGEVDEIMGLRHRELAVEGVQFHPESILTAHGHDLLRNFLEQ from the coding sequence ATGCTGTTGATGATTGATAATTATGATTCCTTCACTTACAACGTGGTGCAGTATCTCGGTGAACTGGGTGCCGAGGTTGTGGTGGTGCGCAACGATGAAATTGCAGTGACCGACATCGCTGCGATGGACCCCGAAAAAATTGTGATCTCACCGGGACCCTGCACTCCCAATGAGGCGGGTATTTCCATGGAGGTGATCCGCGAATATGCGGGCAAGGTGCCCTTGCTGGGTATTTGTTTGGGTCACCAGAGTCTCGGCCAGGTGTTCGGAGGCGAAGTTGTGCGTGCGCGTCAGGTGATGCACGGCAAGACATCCCCGATATACCACCGAAGTGAGGGTGTTTTCGCGGGTTTGAGCCAGCCCTTTGAAGCGACCCGCTACCACAGCCTGGTAGTGGAGCGCGATAGTCTGCCGGATTGCCTTGAGGTGACGGCGTGGACCCAGAACGAGGCGGGCGAAGTGGATGAAATTATGGGATTGCGTCACCGCGAGTTGGCGGTGGAAGGGGTGCAGTTTCACCCGGAGTCTATCTTGACCGCGCACGGGCACGACCTGCTGCGTAATTTTTTGGAACAGTAG
- the trpE gene encoding anthranilate synthase component I: protein MNQQDFAALAAQDYNRIPVSTEVLADLETPLSAYLKLAEGAYSFFLESVQGGEKWGRYSIIGMPCRTVFKAFGHRVEIWVDGELSQVEEVDDPLRFAEEFQQRFRCAPREELPVFHGGLVGYFGYDTVRYVEPRLQPGMPEDRLGNPDILLMVSEEVLVFDNLAGTIRLVVNADPAQRDALSCARVRLDELVLKLRQPVPPLPDLDLAAAGSAELEKSAASDFTQAMYETSVERIKEYVLAGDVMQVVPSQRMSIPFADPPLNLYRALRNLNPSPYMFFLDLDDFHVVGSSPEILARLEQGEVTVRPIAGTRRRGHTEEEDRALEEELLGDPKEIAEHLMLIDLGRNDVGRIAETGSVVLSDKMTVERYSHVMHIVSNVTGELKAGKSAYDVLRATLPAGTLSGAPKIRAMEIIDELEPVKRGVYGGAVGYISWAGDMDTAIAIRTAVIKDDTLYIQAGGGVVADSIPELEWKESHNKARAMFRAASMVTGGSDDAVDD, encoded by the coding sequence ATGAATCAGCAGGATTTTGCTGCGCTCGCGGCGCAGGACTACAATCGCATCCCGGTCAGCACCGAAGTGTTAGCCGACCTTGAGACCCCGCTCAGTGCCTATCTGAAGCTAGCGGAGGGGGCCTATTCTTTTTTTCTTGAGTCGGTACAGGGTGGTGAGAAATGGGGCCGATACTCGATCATCGGCATGCCCTGCCGCACGGTATTTAAAGCCTTTGGTCATCGGGTGGAAATCTGGGTTGATGGTGAACTGAGTCAGGTCGAGGAAGTTGACGATCCTCTGCGTTTCGCCGAGGAATTTCAGCAGCGTTTTCGATGTGCCCCCAGGGAGGAGCTGCCTGTGTTTCACGGTGGCCTGGTGGGTTACTTTGGTTATGACACGGTGCGCTACGTAGAACCTCGATTGCAGCCGGGCATGCCTGAAGATCGTCTGGGAAACCCGGATATTCTTTTGATGGTGTCGGAGGAAGTACTGGTTTTTGACAACCTCGCGGGAACGATTCGTCTTGTCGTTAACGCAGATCCGGCACAGCGGGATGCGTTGTCCTGCGCCAGGGTCCGTCTGGACGAGTTGGTGTTGAAACTGCGGCAACCGGTGCCACCCCTGCCTGATCTGGACCTCGCGGCTGCCGGTAGCGCCGAGCTGGAAAAGAGTGCGGCGTCGGATTTTACCCAGGCGATGTATGAGACAAGCGTAGAGCGGATCAAGGAGTATGTGTTAGCGGGAGACGTGATGCAGGTGGTGCCCTCCCAGCGCATGAGTATTCCGTTCGCCGATCCGCCGCTCAACCTTTACCGCGCCCTGCGTAACCTTAACCCGTCGCCCTACATGTTTTTTCTGGATCTCGATGATTTTCATGTTGTCGGGTCCTCCCCGGAGATTCTCGCTCGCCTCGAGCAGGGTGAGGTGACCGTAAGGCCCATCGCCGGCACCCGGCGCCGGGGGCACACGGAGGAAGAGGATCGGGCGCTGGAAGAGGAGCTGCTGGGCGATCCGAAGGAAATCGCTGAACACCTGATGTTAATCGATCTGGGTCGCAACGATGTGGGTCGCATTGCTGAGACAGGTTCGGTGGTGTTGAGCGATAAAATGACCGTAGAGCGTTATTCGCATGTCATGCATATTGTGTCGAACGTCACCGGCGAGCTGAAGGCCGGTAAATCAGCTTACGATGTGCTGCGTGCCACGCTGCCGGCGGGCACGCTCAGCGGCGCCCCCAAGATACGTGCCATGGAAATTATCGATGAACTGGAGCCCGTCAAGCGGGGTGTTTACGGTGGCGCCGTCGGGTATATCTCCTGGGCGGGCGATATGGATACGGCCATTGCCATCCGCACTGCGGTCATCAAGGATGACACCCTTTACATACAGGCCGGTGGTGGCGTTGTGGCCGATTCGATACCGGAGCTGGAATGGAAGGAAAGCCACAACAAGGCCCGCGCTATGTTTCGTGCGGCGTCCATGGTGACGGGAGGGAGCGACGATGCTGTTGATGATTGA
- the rpe gene encoding ribulose-phosphate 3-epimerase → MADYHIAPSILSANFARLGEEVDAVLAAGADIVHFDVMDNHYVPNLTIGPMVCKALRQHGISAPIDVHLMVSPVDQLIRDFAEAGATYITFHPDASTHVDRSLQLIRDAGCKAGLVLNPHQGLYPLRYVMDKLDMILLMSVNPGFGGQSFIPSTLCKLSETRELIDASGRNIRLEVDGGVSPANIAEIAAAGADTFVAGSAIFNQPDYAAVIDEMRSALAGVAV, encoded by the coding sequence ATGGCCGACTACCACATTGCACCTTCTATTCTCTCCGCCAATTTCGCCCGCCTGGGCGAGGAAGTCGATGCGGTGCTGGCCGCCGGTGCCGATATTGTGCATTTCGACGTCATGGATAATCACTACGTACCCAACCTCACTATCGGGCCTATGGTGTGTAAGGCCCTGCGGCAACATGGCATCAGCGCACCCATCGATGTGCACCTGATGGTCAGCCCTGTAGATCAACTTATCCGTGACTTTGCGGAGGCGGGTGCTACCTACATCACGTTCCACCCGGATGCGTCCACTCATGTAGACCGCTCGCTGCAATTGATTCGTGATGCGGGCTGCAAGGCGGGCCTCGTGCTGAACCCGCACCAGGGTCTGTATCCCTTGCGCTATGTGATGGACAAGCTGGACATGATCCTGCTGATGTCGGTTAACCCGGGCTTTGGCGGCCAGTCTTTTATTCCTTCGACCTTGTGTAAGCTGAGCGAGACCCGCGAGCTCATTGACGCTTCAGGGCGCAACATCCGCCTCGAAGTAGATGGTGGCGTGTCCCCCGCCAATATTGCGGAAATAGCTGCTGCCGGCGCCGATACGTTTGTCGCTGGCTCGGCCATCTTCAACCAACCCGATTACGCCGCTGTGATTGATGAGATGCGCTCAGCCCTCGCTGGAGTGGCGGTCTAG
- the murU gene encoding N-acetylmuramate alpha-1-phosphate uridylyltransferase MurU gives MKTMILAAGRGERMRPLTDNTPKPLLPVAGVPLLERHIRRLAAAGCAELVINVSHLGEQVMDFCDDGSRWEVDIRYSPEREALETAGGIIAALPLLGDEPFLVVNGDIWTDFPFTRLLNSDLAPSERARLVMVDNPPQHPRGDFQLDESGWLHPVPFGGRGWTYAGLGIYTPAFFAGATPGRLPLRPLLESAMEKNALGGEVFRGAWHDVGTPERLLALDESLSGAR, from the coding sequence ATGAAGACCATGATTCTCGCTGCGGGCAGAGGGGAACGCATGCGCCCGCTGACGGACAACACACCCAAGCCACTGCTGCCGGTGGCGGGCGTGCCGCTGCTTGAGCGCCATATTCGTCGTCTCGCTGCAGCGGGCTGCGCGGAGCTGGTGATCAATGTTTCTCACCTCGGTGAGCAGGTGATGGATTTCTGCGACGATGGCTCGCGATGGGAGGTGGACATTCGCTATTCTCCGGAGCGAGAAGCACTGGAAACCGCGGGCGGTATTATCGCAGCACTGCCACTGCTAGGAGACGAGCCGTTTCTCGTGGTCAACGGGGATATCTGGACGGACTTTCCTTTTACGCGTTTGCTGAACAGCGATTTGGCCCCCTCTGAGCGGGCGCGGCTGGTGATGGTTGATAATCCCCCACAGCACCCACGGGGTGATTTTCAACTGGACGAGTCCGGTTGGTTGCATCCCGTGCCCTTCGGGGGGCGCGGCTGGACTTATGCCGGTCTCGGTATTTACACGCCCGCTTTCTTTGCGGGGGCGACGCCGGGCAGGTTACCCCTGCGCCCCTTGCTGGAGAGTGCGATGGAAAAAAATGCGCTGGGTGGCGAGGTCTTTCGAGGAGCCTGGCACGATGTGGGCACGCCAGAGCGACTGCTGGCGTTGGATGAATCCCTGTCGGGGGCGCGCTGA
- a CDS encoding aminoglycoside phosphotransferase family protein, with protein sequence MAGPSVPSALLPWGLSMLGVDESSGGLMPVAGDASTRRYFRFVHGGVSYVLAEAPPASENNEAFVRVRALLAQAGVRVPALLGVDYQRGYLLLEDLGDRLLLPALTPEAAADCYHRAFDVLLHLNAAGLKGSGLGAYDRTLLAEELSRFPEWFAEGLLGCRLDKTESGLIEALHQQLIGSALEQPTVLVHRDFHSRNLMLLSADELALIDFQDAVIGPVTYDLVSLLRDCYIQWPPAQVEAWALAYRERLLARGQLSGVSEETFLRWFDWMGLQRHLKVLGTFARLYLRDGKAAYLADLPLVMAYVLQILDRYAPELPVFATFAHWFRQSLLPLAQAQDWGPSS encoded by the coding sequence ATGGCCGGACCTAGCGTGCCGAGCGCGTTGCTGCCCTGGGGCTTATCCATGCTGGGCGTGGACGAGTCGTCAGGCGGACTGATGCCTGTGGCTGGAGATGCCAGTACCAGGCGCTACTTCCGTTTCGTTCATGGCGGCGTCAGCTACGTACTGGCCGAGGCGCCGCCGGCCAGTGAAAACAACGAGGCTTTTGTGCGGGTGCGGGCTTTGCTGGCGCAAGCCGGTGTGCGTGTGCCTGCTTTGCTGGGGGTGGATTACCAGCGAGGTTACTTGTTGCTGGAGGATCTGGGTGATCGCCTGCTGCTGCCGGCGCTGACGCCGGAGGCCGCAGCAGACTGCTATCACCGCGCCTTTGACGTGTTGTTGCACCTGAACGCTGCCGGTCTTAAGGGCAGCGGGCTGGGTGCCTACGACCGCACTCTTTTGGCTGAGGAATTGAGTCGCTTTCCTGAGTGGTTTGCTGAGGGGTTGCTGGGTTGTCGGCTGGATAAGACTGAGAGCGGCCTGATAGAGGCGCTTCACCAACAGCTCATTGGCAGCGCTCTTGAGCAGCCCACAGTGCTGGTACACCGGGATTTTCACAGCCGCAATCTGATGCTGCTGTCTGCGGATGAACTGGCGTTAATTGATTTTCAGGATGCGGTAATCGGACCGGTGACTTACGATCTCGTGTCACTGCTGCGCGACTGTTATATCCAGTGGCCACCCGCGCAGGTCGAGGCGTGGGCATTAGCCTACCGTGAACGTCTGCTGGCCCGTGGACAATTGTCGGGAGTGAGCGAGGAGACCTTTTTGCGCTGGTTCGACTGGATGGGTTTGCAGCGACACTTGAAGGTGTTGGGCACGTTTGCGCGTCTGTACCTGCGAGATGGCAAGGCAGCTTACCTGGCGGACTTGCCACTGGTCATGGCTTACGTCCTGCAGATACTGGACCGCTACGCTCCCGAATTACCCGTTTTTGCCACATTTGCACACTGGTTCAGGCAGTCCCTGTTGCCCCTGGCTCAGGCTCAGGACTGGGGGCCTTCCTCATGA
- a CDS encoding LPS-assembly protein LptD, producing MTPACASPHSYALRAALHLALAALGLMIALLARAEDNKQPDCNATDAGKLQGCDTGGQHADAATFKALDWWSLDTVPESLIDRECIICGGRYIDPLAEDAVPTDRPRDINADADSSWLKGSEVILIGNANATQGARDMRADKLVVDREEESAILSGNVILREPGIKVRGDSAEIQSRTGEATVFNGEFVLHREHMRGTSDILERDEDGLIHVHNGSFTYCPPGEDDWVVYSKDMVIDLEEGLATARSARIEAAGTPVFYTPWLRIPLDDRRRTGLLWPSWGNDSNGGLDVSVPIYLNLAPNYDATYAPRYIEERGLDHQLQLRYTNPLVGDWFAGGAYLHDDDKYKDRVPDASSDRWLGVLRQSGLFQQRWRSRINYSKASDVDYMQDLETANIDDLRRTNLLQLGAIDYLGDNWLTNAKVQSFQSLADDISNQYEILPQITTRYRGSGQPFSLQPIAMTQYSNFGADRDVVTGERLYGEAGMSYPMAWPFGFLTPELKYRQVAYDLSDATTFPDNTPSAGSAVANLDGGLFFERNMRFAGKSLLQTLEPRVYYLYSERADQTDQPVFDSAELTFGYSQLFRDTRFSGHDRLDDANQISLGVTSRLIDDHSGRALLSASVGQIYYFEDRKVRLNRVAEPLDEKSSEIAGNLTITPTRDLVMRSSLVWDPNEDQVDSGFALASYKPDNGSVFNLGYTFRRPTGTGIFAQTKTDEASASSFLPLDNNWSIFGAIRYSLENSIGIEDMIGVEYDSCCWTVRLLQLRYYNNVSTFTNFNDPDLEREHTIQFQFVLKGMGGFGNRVTKVMDDMIRGYEERDY from the coding sequence ATGACACCAGCCTGTGCCAGCCCCCATTCTTATGCTCTCCGTGCGGCCCTGCATCTGGCCCTGGCGGCACTGGGCTTGATGATTGCCCTGTTAGCCCGCGCCGAGGATAACAAGCAACCGGACTGTAACGCTACCGATGCAGGCAAATTGCAGGGCTGCGATACAGGCGGACAGCACGCGGATGCCGCCACTTTCAAAGCGCTGGACTGGTGGTCCCTGGATACCGTACCCGAGTCCCTGATAGACCGAGAGTGCATCATCTGTGGCGGTCGGTATATCGATCCTCTCGCTGAGGATGCCGTTCCAACAGACCGCCCCAGAGACATCAACGCGGATGCAGACAGCTCCTGGTTGAAGGGCAGCGAAGTCATCCTCATCGGCAATGCGAACGCCACGCAGGGTGCTCGTGACATGCGCGCCGACAAGCTGGTGGTCGATCGTGAGGAAGAGTCCGCCATACTCAGCGGCAATGTGATTCTGCGAGAACCGGGCATCAAAGTGCGTGGCGACAGTGCAGAAATCCAGTCCCGGACGGGGGAAGCAACCGTTTTTAATGGTGAATTCGTTTTGCACCGGGAACACATGCGCGGCACATCAGACATCCTGGAGCGAGATGAAGACGGCCTGATTCATGTGCACAATGGCAGCTTCACCTACTGCCCGCCCGGTGAGGACGACTGGGTGGTTTACTCCAAGGACATGGTGATCGACCTGGAAGAAGGCCTGGCCACCGCACGCAGTGCGCGGATCGAAGCCGCTGGCACCCCGGTTTTCTATACCCCCTGGCTGCGCATCCCACTGGATGACAGGCGACGCACTGGTCTGTTGTGGCCCTCGTGGGGCAACGACTCCAACGGGGGGCTGGATGTCAGCGTACCCATATACCTCAATCTGGCGCCCAATTACGACGCCACCTACGCGCCTCGCTATATCGAGGAGCGAGGACTGGATCACCAGCTCCAGTTGCGCTACACCAACCCCCTGGTGGGTGACTGGTTCGCCGGTGGCGCCTATCTGCACGATGACGACAAATACAAAGACAGGGTCCCCGACGCAAGTTCAGATCGCTGGCTTGGGGTCCTCAGGCAAAGCGGCCTGTTCCAGCAACGCTGGCGCTCCAGAATCAATTACAGCAAGGCCAGCGACGTCGACTACATGCAAGATCTGGAGACCGCCAATATCGACGATCTGCGCAGAACCAACCTGCTGCAACTGGGCGCCATCGACTATCTGGGTGACAACTGGCTCACTAACGCGAAAGTACAAAGCTTCCAGTCCCTGGCAGACGATATTTCCAACCAGTACGAGATCCTGCCTCAAATCACCACCCGGTATCGCGGCAGTGGTCAACCCTTCTCGCTGCAACCTATAGCGATGACGCAGTATTCCAATTTTGGCGCTGACCGCGACGTGGTCACAGGGGAGCGTCTTTACGGGGAAGCGGGCATGAGCTACCCAATGGCCTGGCCTTTCGGCTTCCTGACCCCGGAGCTGAAATACCGCCAGGTGGCTTACGACTTGAGCGACGCGACCACCTTTCCCGACAACACCCCGTCTGCCGGCTCAGCGGTGGCCAACCTCGACGGTGGGCTGTTTTTCGAGCGCAATATGCGTTTTGCCGGCAAAAGCCTGCTGCAGACGCTTGAGCCTCGCGTCTACTATCTTTACAGCGAGCGCGCAGACCAGACTGACCAGCCCGTCTTCGACAGTGCAGAGCTTACCTTCGGCTACTCCCAGTTATTCCGCGATACGCGCTTCTCCGGCCACGACCGATTGGATGACGCTAACCAGATATCGCTTGGGGTGACCAGTCGGCTGATTGATGATCACTCCGGCCGCGCATTGCTGTCAGCAAGCGTTGGACAAATCTATTATTTCGAGGACCGCAAGGTGAGACTAAACCGCGTGGCAGAACCTCTGGACGAAAAAAGCTCCGAGATAGCGGGCAATCTGACAATAACGCCCACCCGCGACCTCGTAATGCGATCCAGCCTGGTCTGGGATCCCAACGAGGATCAGGTCGATTCCGGATTCGCATTGGCCAGCTACAAGCCTGATAATGGCAGCGTATTTAACCTCGGCTACACTTTCCGACGCCCCACTGGCACAGGCATTTTCGCGCAAACAAAGACAGACGAGGCCAGCGCATCGAGTTTCCTGCCCCTGGACAATAACTGGAGTATCTTTGGGGCTATACGCTATTCACTGGAAAACAGTATCGGCATAGAAGATATGATCGGGGTCGAATATGATAGTTGCTGCTGGACAGTTCGACTCCTGCAGCTGCGTTACTACAATAACGTCTCCACATTTACCAATTTCAACGATCCCGACCTGGAACGGGAACATACCATCCAGTTCCAGTTTGTCCTGAAGGGCATGGGGGGCTTTGGCAACCGCGTAACTAAAGTTATGGACGACATGATTCGAGGCTATGAAGAACGTGATTACTAG